From the genome of Microtus pennsylvanicus isolate mMicPen1 chromosome 17, mMicPen1.hap1, whole genome shotgun sequence:
CATTCATAAGGTGTGTCTGTAGAACTGATTTTTCTCTCTACTTTTGTCACAAACATATGTTGAAGGGGGTTTATTTATGTCTAGTTTGACAGTAACTAAACTTAAAGGTCTAGAATTGTGTCACCGAGGGCAAGAGTAAAAATAAAGAGGATAAATTTAAGAGAGAATTGCAGGATAGTTTTCAAACCAGTTCAATCCAGTCACGGAATGAAGATTAGCCTGGCAGTTTGTGTCAGGCTCTTTCTGGACATTGAAGCAAAAGATCTGACCTCAAAGAGTTCATGTTCTAGTGGAAGAGATAATTAACGAACAAGGTATGTACACTAAAGATGTACACGTTGTAGCTAGGTGACACCAGCAAGGGGAGGGCTTTACACTGAGGCAGGTGCTGGGGGTGCATTTCCAGCTCGGATAAGATGGAAGTGAGGATAGTGTATGTAGCAAAGTGAGAAGCTATGCAGCAATGCAGCGGAGCCAGGCAAAGACTAGCAAACCAGCCAGTGAAGCTAGAGTCCTGGCAAGGAGGGAGGAGCAATGGGAATGTAGCCAGAAAGTCCAGAGTACAGAATAGGGAAGACACGAGAAGATTCTGGCAAGTTCTTTCAGCCAAGACCTACACATCGAGGACTTTGACTTGCTCTCTAAGGGAAATGTCCATGAGATTCCTTGCAGAATAACTGTCCCTTCATAGCTATCCCAGTGATCTTTGCAGGAGCATTCATACCACACACCTAGTCATAAGAATTTGATTTCAACCAGAAGGGATGCGCAAGGCTGCCAAGCTAGGGCAGTAAAGACAAAGCGTgcttcctccacctctctctgcctcattccTTGACCTTCATGTTGAAGTGCTTGACATAAGAAACTCTTACCCACATCAGACTTCAGCTGAGTGACACTTGAAGCTTGGCTTTTGGAAGTCGCTGAGATTGTCAGGGCACTTTTGTTGTTTCAGCAGAACTTGACCTGTCTGACTGTCCGATCAAAGGGATCggaaaagtcaggacaggagatAGATGTTACCTGTCTTATGCTTTAACAAGCTGAGTCCAGCTGCCATGAGTAGCCCATGAGATGATGGAAAGAAGATGGGCAAATGGTGGGGAAAGTCCGGCGTGCAATAGTGGGCAGGTTCAGGTAGGAAATAGTGGTGTTTGGTTGTCATAGTGACGGTGATGAGATACGGGGAAATTCCATGTCCAGAACTATTGCTGAGAAACTGAaagtctgtgtgcatgtgacGGGGGAGCAGCGTGAGGGGGGAGATGAAGGTTTTTAACTTGAGAAACAGACCTAGAAGGATGGTATTGCCACTTATTTAGAAAAAGTCTGGGAGGCCATTCCAGCTATATATGCAAGTAGATACCTATTCTAAATAGTCAGCTGGAAATATATGCTTGTAGTTCAGGACAGGGGCCTGAACTGGAGGTGAGTTTTCAAACCAACAGTACAACAATTATTTTAATCATAAGACTAAATAAGATTTCATTATTCTAAATAGTTACAGAATGAGAGGGAAACCTATGACTTTGGTGTCTAAAAAAGAGACTAGCTTCTAGGTCAGTTTATGCGGAGGGATTAAGTCTAAGAAGAAGCAAATAAATGCTGCAGAGAATACCTGTtgcttcttcccagtgttctgaCACAGATGGGGTGCAGAGTGACAGTGGAGTCAGGGCAACGAGCTTGAATCTGTCAACTAGAaccagagaaagaggaggaggagaaggaggaggaggaagaggaggagaggaggaggaggagaggaggaggaggagaggaggaagaggaggaggaggaggaggagaggaggaggaggaggagggaaggaggaggaggaggggaggaggaggaggaggaggaggatgggaggaggaggaggaggaggagaaggaggaggagaaaaaaaggagtaggagaaggggaaggagaaaaggagagaagcaagGGTATTTGAATCCAACCTCGGTCTGATAGTGcaggtctgtaatctcagctactcaggaagtggaggcaggagacatatgggattcccctttgtatgcaataatatgttttattaccattgattaataaagatgtTACTTTGGCTTATttcagagcagaatatagccaggctgaaagaaatacagaaagagagTCGGTAGAGTCAGAAAGATgttatgtagctgctgaaggagatagactccagaaccttactggtaggctatagccttgtggtgatacgcagattaatagaaatgggttaatttaagacacaAGAGTTTACCAGGAATatgcttgagctattggccaaacagtgttgtaattaatatagtttcagtatgattatttgggtctgggaggccaggaaatgaatgaacagtttCCAATTACacaggaggattacaaattcatGGTTTGCCTGGGTGACTTAGTGAGACACTAtgtcaaaataataaatttcaaatcTTAAAAGAATTTGGAATATGGTTGGATGCTAGAGCTCCAGTAGTTCCTGAACTCACAAAGTAGTCATTTCTGtagggaaagaaaacatttattgaatgaTGCTGTCACTCACCTCAGGAGACTTAGCTCCTGGGTGCGTACGCCTAGCCATCTTGTGCTGAACACACGGCCGTGTAGGGAGAAGGCCCATCAACGGTGAACTTCTGAGAGAAGGGGCCAGGAAGAAGCAGGTAATTATGAAATTGGGAAGGCATTAGCTGCTAGGTGATGGGATTCCGGTGTCATTCCATGAGTCAAAAGGACCTATGTGTTAGTTACTTTCGTGTCCCAGGGACAAAACATCTGCAATAAACAATGTAAGGGACGAGGGCTTATTTTGACTTATGACTTCTGCAATTTTTATTTGTCAGAGTGAGACGGGAAAGTGGAGCTCATGAGAGTGGCGGAATGGAACAcaaacctggaggcagagctaGCTAGTTTAGAACCGAAAGTGGGTAACTCCTTCGAAGGGCTGTCCCAGCGACCAAATTCCACCAGTAAGCCCAGCTCTTCCCGGTTCCACAGTTTACCCAAGCAGCACCAGCTGCCTGCGAATGAGTCTTaaaacatgagcctgtgagggacCTTCCCGATTCAAAGCGCAGGGCGGATGGATATGGAAAATAGTAGCGAGTTGCCTCTCCCGCCTTAGAAAGATTGCCTAAACAAAGGGGAACTGGGGATTGGAGACGGAAGGCACAGGTCACAGGCAGACAGTTAAGAAGCTAATGTGACCACATGTCTGAAGATGGAGAAAAGAGGGGCATAATAAGTTTCTACCGTGAAATATAAAATCAATAGGCCTTAAAAATTGtcaagggaggggagggagaggtaaCGGGAGTTTAGAGCTCATCACACTTACTTGGGTGTCCCTAATCCTTGGCGCGGTGCCTAGAATTTAGCAAGCATTGCTTTGTTGTTTCTGCCCAAGGGAAGTGGTTTTAGAAGAATTGAGAAGGTTTTTAGATATAACATAAATTCTTTTCTCCAAAGAGCTCTAAGCCTGAAAATTTGTTTAATAAGGATTAAGAGTCTTTCATTATAATACATTTTGTTGTCCAGGCAGTAAGGAAATGGGCGCTCCCATGCATCACCCGAGGGAGAGTAAATGGTTTCAAGACTCTTGGCGGGCAATTTGGCAGTATCTATTAGAATTACGAATGCATCTACTCTTGGACCCCATGATTCTGCTTCTGGGAAAATTTCTCGAAGATAGATTTGCACATGTTCAAAATGGCTTCTGAACGTGTTCTTAGAATTTTTGCTTTAAAACTGAAGGCTGAAGTCAAATGTCCATGAAAAGAAAAGCCAGTGAATAATTTACGTATGTTCATGAAacgaaattcttttttttttttttttttaaatgctaactGTCTGTATTCACATAGACACAGTGTAATCTCTGAGCCCAatatacagagaaaggaaaaaagctaGAATTCTATGCACTACTACACAGGGGCCTAGCACCCTCCAGCCTCCAGCAGAGCCAAAGGGGCTGgagggcttttcttttttcccacagagcacggtggtggtggtgttgaatCCACAGTTCAAgacaagaaaagataaaaatgaatgtaGAACAGAGTAGTGgagattctttcttttcccattgtattTTGCTCAAGACATTTCCCCAAAAATAAGTTGAGAACCATGGTATTGAGAAGCGAGACCTCAGAAACAGGGCGACTGAGCACAAGAGGGATTGGGGACGGGAGGGAAATGACTGCAACTTGCtcccagggactggagaaatttaataaaaagaaaataaaaaagagtcgGAATCCATCAGTCTTCTCTGCTAGTCATCCTCGccttcatcctcctctccttcttccccttcatcatcatcttcatcttcatcttcttcaccTTCATCTCCTTCTTCATCAATATCTTCcaagccttcttcttcttcatcatcatcgtcatcatcttctgcctctccctcttcatCGTCCATATCAGGAACCAAATAGTACTGCAAGGGGTTTGGCCAAATGTCATCTTTGATGACTTCTCCTAACTCATCTGCACCTGCATCAGAGTGGTCAGTAAACCAGGTAAAGAAGCTCTCTGGCTCTTCATGTTGTCTCTTCCTGCTGGCCTTATTCTGTGTTTGACTCGAGCGTTTTGTCAAATCCTTTCCAGATTTCCATTTGATTTCAGTGGACTTTGAGGATGGGTCACCACTCTCATTCAGATGAAATTCTTTGGAGAGAACTTTATTTTCGAAGTAGGgattttcatcaaaataaaaatctattctgTAACCTGATTTAATGTCTTCAAATTCTGTTACTTCAACTCTGGTTAAATAATGCAGAGCCTCTTCGTCTTCCTCCCCAAGCAGTGCAGACACTTGTGGATGGTTGACAAATGTGGTTACCCAAAAATTTGGGATTTTAGCGATCAATTCTGACCTCTTCTGAAAAAACGGTTGGCggagtttattatatttttgttctaCTTTTAGTATTTCCTCACTTGCTTGTTCATTAAGTCTGTCTATTTCATTTTGTACTTCGTCAATGTGTTCAATTGCTTCTTgctgttctttttctcccttcggCAGGCCGGGAGAGGCAGACTTGTCCTCCAGTTTCGGGGACGGAGCCGATTTGGGTTTCTTGGACTGAGGCAGAAGCGCAGATTGCCGTTTCGGGGCCATGACACGAGGGAAGTGgctagaggccagaggccagctgcagagagcaggaagaaacTCGCAGGAACTCCATGAAACGAAATTCTATGTGGGTGTGAAAATGCAAGAGAATATCAGTGTATTTCCCATACATTCATAAAGACCTTCAAGATGCATAAGTAAAGGTGGTAAAATGTGAACAGTAGCCTCAGCATGCCCTCTCAGGAAGGAAAGTGGAGATTAAAATTTATATCTATTCTTAtgttttatagttattttttcttttatgaaattcaTCAAGTGATAACAAAAGGTTGGAGAATAATATGGATGCATTAAACCTACTAAAgtatcaaattaaaaatatcatctCCCCAATTGTTTAAAATGTAAGGCACCAAAGAACTTCCCAACTCCATCCTTGTCCCCCACCCTCTATTCCCAGGTGACATATTCATTTAAATTTGCACCATGACACACGTAGTATCAGACTCTTCAACAGAATAACCATTCAGAGGAGAAACTTAAGGCACGGGGAACAGAGCGGATGAGTCTTGAGGATTCAGAAAGTTTAAGAGACTAAGCTAAGGGGTTTTCATGcttgggagggggagagaaatacCTATGAAGAGGCTTACCAGCATCACAATGGGGCACACATGTGGTTTATTAGGCTGTGTCTCAAGGATGTTCCTATTTAGGGCCCTGTTACTAATCACACAGCCATTAGCTGGTTAGAAATATTGACAGTTATCTGGAAGAGATAAAATCAAGGTTTGTGGTTCCTTGGATTTTTCTTCTAGGTGTTTCATAAAAACTCTATTACTCGTAAAAAGTAATGCAAATTTTGTCTGGATTCTCTAGCAATATACCAACAAGGGAGAACTCCATTTGTAAAATTGTGATAGACAATGTACATTTGAACATGATATTTTCCCATTATCTATGAACTCAATATAATGAACAATTTACACCAAACTGCAACCCATCAAGTCACAAGAGTATTCATATTACCCTTTATTACCCTTATTATATGGTCTGCATTCACAAAGGTCCCTCTATGATTCAAGAAGACACTGGACagtcagccccccccccaacccctcaTGGCCTCAGGCAGATTCTATATCAACAACTCAAAAGATTCTTATTTCCTAAACACTAAATTCCTCACTTTGCTCACTATTAAAACTTAATGAGAAACAGTGTGGAATATAttcaaaaagagaaggaaaatcagtAACAAAATTAGGGTTttctttaactatttttattctttattttgattttgagattAGAATATAATTaccccatttccctcttcttttttccttcctccaaactccCATATACACccaccttgctctctttcaaatccatggtctcttctttcattaattattattgcatGCAAAAATGAATATGTTCTTAAATAGAAGCTGTTCAGTCTTTgtaatgttacttgcatgtatgttttcaggactgatcaGTTGGTACTGGATAATCAGACAGTATGCTCTTCCCTGGAAAAGTTtatttctcctcctcccagcttTCCTTAGGTGTCTGATGTTCTCTGTGTAGAGTTGAGGCTTCCTGGGCTTTCCTTCATCCACTTTCACGTGTTTGTTGTGGTCTTTGTTCAGCTCACAGTTAGGAAgttatgttggtgagactttatggatgtagcttctggcattcctaggagacacactctCACAGAAAACTACATGACCCCGGGGCCCTTACAATTTTTCTGCTACGTTCTCTCAGCCTTAGGTGTTGgggttgttttgtagatgtattcatTGAGACTTGTCTCCataattctgcattttgattgcttGGGATTTCCTGCTGTGGTCTCTGTTAGCAAAAGAAGTTTTTGTGATGAGGAGTAAAGCCTACAGTTAGCTGTGGTTATAAAGGtaagtatttagaatgtagttagggataaGCTGCTTAAGTAAAATGACAATTTAGGTGCTCCTCCAATCTCATGGCTTCACTAACCTTGGGTaactggctaggtttccagtaccagacacAATTTTCCTTTTGTTAAGCATGTTTTAAGTTCCTTCTGAAAGCTATTGGTTACCCCCAATGTATGAACATCACTTCTGCTCTCTTAGGGTATCATGCCATTCTGGTCATTGTTGCGGTTCGTGGACATCATAGCTTTCTAGGACTGTTGGTTACTTCTCTCCTTTGAAAGCTTGGTACCTTCTggaaccatgaaagctagtcttTCCGGAGGAggcattcaggtcagttccatTCAGGAGCCTCTGGGTCCCATGTCTAAAGTCCATGGTGTCTCAGCAATAGAGACTTACCCTCCACTTCTGCGAGACAGGGAAGAGCAATGAACGAATAGTCAGGAAAGTTTTAAGAGTTTCTTGATGTAGTCTTTGGCTCTTGGAAGACCTATTGTTATCTCAGATGAGAAGATTTTACTTAAACTTTATGTGTGTTGTCAGGGTTTATGTCCCGCCCAGTTCCctcagttgttaagtcccaaagaaatcacacagaggtctgcattagttataaactgattggcccattagctcaggtttcttattaactcttataacttacattagcccattattcttatctgtgttagccacgtggctcagtattTTATTCgatggggcagtcacatcttgcttcttctgtggctgggccaggactgcagaggaatgggcttccttcttcccagaattctcctgttctcattgacccatctctacttcctgtctggttgtcccacctatacttcctgctttgctactggccaatcagcatttatttaaaatatagtagacagaatatagaccattgtcccacaccatatgTGTACATTTATATAAAGACATGTGTATATTCTGAAATATTCTAAGGAAGATAATTACATGTATTATGACATAGTAATATATTAAGCATTAATATATCACTGTACTATGAAATATTAAGACAGGCTTATATGTATTATGAAATATTCTAAGTTAGATAGTTAATAGTATGAGTCCTTATGAGTTTTTTAGACATCCTTACTGCTATTTTGTCCTCCTCACTAAGGGAGGTGTTTTTTTAATAACTTAATTTATTGactgattctttggaaattaCTCATCATGCACTCTATTTCCTCACATTTctcagtccctccatatctgcccttcaCCCTTGCAGCGCCCCCTTCAGaagaaaattctaaaaaattaaaagcaaaccaAAGCAACCGAACAAAAACCATTTTGCTCCTCagtctttcccatctctccatctcctctttatttattttagtggcattgggagctaCAGTGTGTCACACAATATACCTTTTTGTCCCATAGTCTTCACTTGCAAATggtcattgcaatgagtcattgtctggttcaaggcctctgatttctggcacaccatcatcactggaccctcaccaaaactcctctcgGATAGCCTGCAGCTGCCCCAAGTCATTGAAGATCCTGTGGGTAATGTTCCATAGGACCAGTATGGAGAGGTTCTTAATTTGTCTCCTAGCTCACTAATCTTTCCTGAATAATGGGGAGGACAAAAGATAATGATACTAGGGTCACGTTCATCACCATAGTTCCCTGGATCCTAGTTTCTGTCACACAGCTCGGCTCTACCATCATCACTGGCCTTCTTCTGGAATTACAAAAGGAATTTCTGCCATTTCCCATTGAGCACAACTTTGACTCTTCTTGTCAATAGGACTTCTCAAATCTATTTCCCTCACAAATTGCTTCCTTGCCATTTGTCTTGAGTTTCAGGAGGGATCCAATTATCAACTGATAGACGAATAGAATCTGGTGTGTCTCCTCAACACATATTCTCATACCACAGAGAGGGAGACAATGAGTGTCATTTCCACAGATGGGCTAGAAGAACCACTGGGCCTCACAAACACCTGCACCCGTGAGGTTCTGACAAGTTTTGAAGCCTGAGTTTTGACTTGATATTTCTATGTAGAAGTTTCCACCACCCATCTGCCCACACCTCAGCCTTTTTGCCTCAGTTAGGAGGCTCTGCTGATCTAGGGGGAAATATCATTTCAGCATTATTATCTTTCTCCTAGAAAAGAATTTGATTCTGACCTTGAGGAAGGGCAGAACTGGGAAGAACAGCCTTTTTAGCCTGATGGCTTCTCTTTCCTGAGCTCCTAAAACTGGTACTCAAACCATTGTCTACAGGCAGGATTCTCAAGCAAGTTAAGtgggtttggttgttgttgttgaccCCTGAGTAGCTCAGAAATTACTTAAGTCTCTCTAGTGGGGTCAAATCTCTCAGGCTCCCTGATTGATTTGGTCCTGTGTCCCCCTACCTTGTAAGCATTATTATATTCCAACCAGACTCATCGACTGGATGGTACTCCATTTGACTGAGGCTTACTCCCCACAGCTCCCTGTGCGTCAATGCAGTAGGCAGGCAAGGGGTCCTaataaaacacccacacacatttccAAGCCTTTGTGCCAAGATCTTTCCTCTGGTACCAGCACTGAGAGCTAAGAATGAGCCCAGAGAGTATTGTGCCTCTTAAAATCTGTCTAGTTTTGATTCAGATATTTTTGCTGTAAGTACCTACCTCACTTGCCAGCATTTTTGTGGCTTTAAACATGATTACATTTGCTTGTCATATTTACTTATGACATAGTTGTTAGTACTAGGGAGATGTTTGACACTGTTTCAAAAGCGAAAACCTCAGAGTTGGCAGACTACCCTTAACGGTTAGCCTTCTTGGTGGAAAAGGGGAAAGTTAACATTTCTCCCCCGCTCCACTTGAGGCTTTGCTGACTGCTCCAAAGGCTCTCGCCTTTATCCTGGAATTACTCGACTATCGCTAATCGCTCAGAAAATGACACTCCAAAGTATGGATCTCTGGCAAGCCTCTGCTGAGGCTCTCAAACAAAGGCTTCTGGGGAAACTCTGCCAGCTGTCTGCTGACCTCCTCTTGTCACCGTGTCTCCTGGTTGTCTTTCTCcctaaaagcaacacacagaaaccaggcttctttctcctctgtgtgaGTCCTAGAACTGGAAACGCTACTCTAAACGCCTCTCTCCTTTCCGTGTAGGGGAAAGCTATGAAGAAAGTTTCCACTCCATCCTGTCTGTAAATAGCTATAAAACCCCTGTTCTAGAAAGCTTCCTAAATCATGGAGGCAGGCACACTACATAGAAAACAGGAGGTGTGAAGCAGGCAGGCCTGGCTGAGTTCCCCATCTCAGTCTGGGACTCTGGAAGTCAGGAAGGAACTCTTGACAGGTAGACAAAATTCACCTGGATGCTCTGGCGATCTAGCAACTTCTGAGTCCATCATTTGAAGAATTTTAATAGAAATCTCTTTAGATAAATTGTCCAGTCATGTTCAAACACAGCCATTTATTCTCCCCAAATCTAATACTAAACAGTCTTTGGGAATTGAGCCTTCTAAAGTCTCCGGAGTCACATAAAACTGTGATTAAGTAAACCTCTGTGCTTTTCCCTTAGCCTGTTTCTTGTTGTAGGGATACATTGGGAACAGGAAGCTGGAAGGGCAGTATGTGTTTAGACAGCATAGATGATACAGATACCCAGTATGAATCAGCTAAAACATTGTTGATATCAGCTATCTGGGAGTCTATGAGCCAGCACAAAATGGCTGGCACCAGATGTCTGGGGAACCCCCAAGTAAATGGTGTTGTAATCTGTTCAATACCTATTTTTGGCAAAATGCTTCCTTCTTGTGTGTTTTCTGCAAATGTGGCCTTGAGGTCAGAGACCTTCTATGTTTGTCTACCCCCAAGCCTTTGTGCTCGCCTCCAAAGAACTTGTGTGCCAGTCTGTGTGCGTGTCTTTGCCCacctgtgcgctctctctctctctctctctctgtgtgtgtggggggggggtcatgtgCCTGAGTGCCTGCCTACTATCCAGAATTCCTTTGAATAAAGTCTATCTTATCTTCTTGTGActcctctcattttcttccatctcccagcctcccatggCCCCTCCTTTCCTGGCATCAGACCTTGGACCTCACAGGTTGTCACTCGTGATTTTTTTTACAGAGACGGAAGATATAAAGGAAATGACCAGCAGAAGCATAGACCAGAGTGAGAACTCTGCCTAAAGGAAGCCAGCCATTATTCCAACATGTTATTAGTGAGACATATTATTTGCAAGAACTGTTTTTGCATGAAACTTTTTACTGGAAAAAGAAACTGACATTAATAAGGTATTAAACACATCCAAGCAAAGAAGGCATACTCTCATGCACAGCTCCCTGATAGTTAAAGGGTTAAACATGATCTACACACTTGATACACTTCTGGCTGATGCTTACGGTCTGCTGATCGCTCTTTCCCAGGATTTTTGATGCCTTTGTTCTCAGAAAATATTTTGCAACCCTTGTCTTTGTTCTCAAACCCACAGAGGCCAGCTGTATAACTTATTGGAATTTAATAACTTGGATACCTAACTCCACAAACCGTGAGTGTGGAAAAGACTGTTTCTGTGAAAATGGCGTGCATGCTACTTAACGACATGGTGAAGACAAGCTACTCAACTTGGTGCAGGCAAGGAAACTGCACAGTACTACAGAGAGAAACGAAAAATTGAAAAGGTTCTGATCTCAGTTTAGCTCCAGGACATGCTTTATTattctttacttaaaaaataaaaccttttgtaTGATAATCTCAAGAAAGATGCATCATCAGACCTCAAACTCAAGCAAAGAGCTTGGGTCCACCTCACAGGTTGGAAAACGGATGCATATTTATGTCTGAACTAAAAATagagtttttgctttatttcctcctctcattttctgctttaaaaaatcCTATTCTCTAAGTTCTAGTCTGAGTTCTTCAGATCAAAGTATGTCAGTGGTTGTTCATAGTACATGTCTCTAAGCTTCTCCCCGTCATGATTGACTTCATTATACCCTGAAGGGAGCTGACCTTGCAGCTATATATCTGAAATATAGCAAGAGACAAGATAACAATTATAGTATAGTGGCTGGAGAAAAGACTCAACAATCAAGAGCACTTGTTCTCTTGAAGAGGATCCaaccaagttcagtttccagcatccacatgatggctcacaatcctCCTAGCTCTAGTTTGAGAGGATCCAGTCCCCTCTCCTGACCACTCTGGACACCAGGCACccaggatattttttttattttattttatttttaggttcaAAGATTCAATTGTTTATTATTCCTGAAAACATTAGGACTTGAAATTTACATGTGGTCTTCACATTTATGCATGGATTTACCTTCACTTATTTATTTCAGCTTCTGTAATTCTAGTGTATGTCTTAAGGTAATTCTTTATAGATTTGTCTCTAGATATACctctatgtataaatataataacTTGAACAAAGActacagccaggaaacagagcaagggcatttatttgtctttttaaaaaatctttcttttctcattttacataccaatcccagttcccattccctcccctcctcctgtttcctccacccccaccactccacttt
Proteins encoded in this window:
- the LOC142836970 gene encoding protein SET-like; the encoded protein is MAPKRQSALLPQSKKPKSAPSPKLEDKSASPGLPKGEKEQQEAIEHIDEVQNEIDRLNEQASEEILKVEQKYNKLRQPFFQKRSELIAKIPNFWVTTFVNHPQVSALLGEEDEEALHYLTRVEVTEFEDIKSGYRIDFYFDENPYFENKVLSKEFHLNESGDPSSKSTEIKWKSGKDLTKRSSQTQNKASRKRQHEEPESFFTWFTDHSDAGADELGEVIKDDIWPNPLQYYLVPDMDDEEGEAEDDDDDDEEEEGLEDIDEEGDEGEEDEDEDDDEGEEGEEDEGEDD